A genomic segment from Toxotes jaculatrix isolate fToxJac2 chromosome 6, fToxJac2.pri, whole genome shotgun sequence encodes:
- the bloc1s2 gene encoding biogenesis of lysosome-related organelles complex 1 subunit 2, whose translation MAATGDDASAMDSISRTPAVHSATPNPAAGTSSHAEGPEVAADSPAAAPKKPHTNSDGGVETAEEAVEPAEPDINELCTDMFEKMAIFLQGELTATCEDYRLLENMNKLTSLKYMEMKDISINISRNLQDLNNKYASLQPYLDQINQIEEQVSALEQAAYKLDAYSKKLEARFKKLEKR comes from the exons atgGCTGCAACTGGAGACGACGCCAGTGCCATGGACAGCATCTCCAGGACACCAGCGGTCCATTCAGCGACTCCGAACCCGGCTGCAGGCACCAGCAGTCACGCAGAGGGCCCGGAGGTTGCAGCGGACAGCCCGGCGGCCGCTCCCAAAAAGCCCCACACCAACA GTGATGGCGGTgtggagacagcagaggaggctgTGGAGCCTGCAGAGCCCGATATCAACGAGCTGTGCACGGATATGTTTGAAAAGATGGCCATCTTCCTGCAAGGAGAACTCACAg CCACCTGTGAGGATTACCGTCTGTTGGAGAACATGAACAAGCTAACCAGTCTGAAGTACATGGAAATGAAGGACATTAGCATCAATATCAGCCGAAacctgcaggacctcaacaacAAGT ATGCTAGCCTACAGCCCTACTTGGACCAAATAAATCAGATAGAGGAGCAAGTGTCTGCACTTGAACAAGCAGCTTACAAACTGGACGCATACTCCAAGAAGCTGG AGGCCAGATTCAAAAAACTGGAGAAGCGATGA